Proteins encoded by one window of Candidatus Mesenet endosymbiont of Phosphuga atrata:
- the secF gene encoding protein translocase subunit SecF — protein sequence MALRLIPDNVNINFIQYGKVTLLLSGILTILLPLFIFIYGINLGVDFTGGILMEVKSEENFSIADVNKQLIEKGFTGFTAQNLKSNHMVIRFKDDRDISNEVLIKKIKEALEEKLKGITYRKIDYVGPQVSSKQIVKGVISIVTALIGIFFYIWFRFNWQFSLGSTIALVHDVVLVLWFISITNIEFNLSSIAALLTVIGYSINDSVIIYDRIRENLKKLKNKPLQEIINTSINSTLSRTVLTSGTTLLASIPLMLICTGTVKDFSTIIFFGVLAGTYSSIFISAPVLIYNKKPC from the coding sequence ATGGCTCTTCGCTTAATTCCAGATAATGTTAACATAAATTTTATTCAGTACGGAAAAGTTACACTTCTATTGAGTGGTATACTCACTATTTTATTACCACTTTTTATCTTTATATACGGTATTAATTTAGGAGTTGATTTTACCGGTGGGATTCTTATGGAAGTAAAATCGGAAGAGAATTTTTCCATTGCTGATGTAAATAAACAATTAATAGAGAAGGGGTTTACTGGCTTTACAGCTCAGAATTTAAAATCCAATCATATGGTAATACGCTTTAAAGATGATCGAGATATAAGTAATGAAGTTCTGATAAAAAAAATAAAGGAAGCATTAGAAGAAAAACTAAAAGGTATAACATATCGAAAAATAGATTATGTTGGTCCACAGGTTAGCTCCAAGCAGATAGTAAAAGGAGTGATATCTATAGTAACAGCCTTAATTGGAATATTTTTTTATATTTGGTTTCGTTTTAATTGGCAATTTAGTTTAGGTAGTACTATTGCTCTAGTTCATGACGTAGTTTTGGTGCTATGGTTTATAAGTATTACAAATATAGAATTTAACCTTTCTTCAATAGCAGCGCTTTTAACAGTAATTGGCTATTCTATTAATGATTCAGTAATAATATATGACAGAATTAGAGAAAATTTGAAGAAGTTAAAAAACAAACCTTTGCAGGAGATCATTAATACTAGCATAAACAGCACGTTATCACGTACGGTTCTAACCTCTGGCACAACACTACTTGCCTCTATTCCACTGATGCTTATCTGCACCGGAACTGTTAAGGATTTTAGCACTATTATATTTTTTGGTGTTTTAGCTGGTACTTACTCTTCAATATTCATATCCGCTCCTGTGTTAATCTATAATAAAAAACCTTGTTAA
- the hisS gene encoding histidine--tRNA ligase, with protein sequence MKDNKLQKVRGTKDLLPDEYFKLRYVQKVAKDISYLYGFLPVDTPIFEFTEIFTKALGETSDVIMKEMYTFDDKGGESITLRPEFTAAIARLFISKRLQPPIKLFSTGPIFRYERPQKCRQRQFHQINFESFGSKEPQADTEIIALGYHILDKLGLNDKIRLEINSLGDNETIKAYRSALIEYLNKYKNDLSEISRKRLEINPLRILDSKDDKDKELLLHAPNIDNFYTECSRKFFDEVLNGLENLKIPYSINTKLVRGLDYYCHTVFEFTTKDLGAQGAVLAGGRYDGLIAAMGGNKTPAIGFAGGVERIIELIDYKHKYVRPIALIPIGNYAEKYAASLAFKLRQNGYYIVWEYGDKTKQRMSYANKINACVSLIFGDEELSDKKIKLKNMDTQEEQKIDLGNIEQALAQFKL encoded by the coding sequence ATGAAAGATAATAAGCTACAAAAAGTCAGGGGTACCAAAGATTTATTACCTGATGAATACTTTAAATTAAGGTATGTTCAAAAAGTAGCAAAAGATATTTCTTATTTGTATGGTTTTTTACCGGTAGACACACCAATATTTGAATTCACTGAAATTTTCACTAAGGCATTGGGTGAAACTTCAGATGTTATCATGAAAGAGATGTATACTTTTGATGATAAGGGAGGTGAGAGCATAACTTTACGTCCAGAATTTACAGCAGCAATAGCGAGATTATTTATAAGTAAAAGGCTGCAACCTCCAATTAAATTATTTTCGACAGGTCCAATTTTCCGCTATGAAAGGCCACAAAAATGTAGGCAGCGGCAATTCCATCAAATTAATTTTGAGTCTTTTGGTAGCAAAGAACCACAAGCAGACACGGAAATAATAGCACTTGGATATCACATATTAGATAAACTTGGACTGAACGATAAAATAAGGTTAGAGATAAATTCTTTAGGTGATAACGAAACTATCAAAGCCTATAGATCAGCACTTATAGAATATTTAAATAAATATAAGAATGATTTATCTGAAATTAGTAGAAAAAGATTAGAGATTAACCCTTTGCGTATACTTGATTCTAAAGATGATAAAGACAAGGAATTACTCTTGCATGCACCTAATATTGACAATTTTTATACAGAATGCTCACGCAAGTTTTTTGATGAGGTTTTAAATGGGCTAGAAAATCTTAAAATACCATACTCAATTAATACTAAACTAGTACGTGGACTTGATTATTATTGTCACACTGTATTTGAATTTACTACCAAAGATTTAGGAGCACAGGGAGCAGTATTGGCAGGTGGTAGATACGATGGACTGATTGCTGCAATGGGCGGTAACAAAACGCCAGCAATTGGTTTTGCTGGTGGGGTTGAAAGAATTATTGAACTTATAGATTACAAACATAAGTACGTAAGACCAATAGCACTCATTCCTATTGGAAATTATGCAGAAAAATATGCTGCTTCGCTTGCTTTTAAGTTACGTCAAAATGGGTATTACATCGTTTGGGAATATGGTGATAAGACAAAGCAGCGTATGAGTTATGCAAACAAAATCAATGCTTGCGTTTCATTAATTTTTGGTGATGAGGAGCTATCAGATAAAAAAATAAAATTAAAGAATATGGATACGCAAGAAGAACAAAAAATAGATTTAGGTAATATTGAACAAGCTCTTGCTCAGTTTAAGCTTTAG
- a CDS encoding MFS transporter gives MQKNFLIWLLVSLFYAYQYILRVIPNIIGSELIDRFQIDTSGIGQFSGLYYVGYTLAHIPVGILLDRFGPKFVLSVCVILTFLGTVPLLFESWAYCNFGRIIVGIGSSASAIGLFKVISMYYSQEKFAKMVSFSITIGLLGAMYGGLPLHLLLNKFGWDYVFITFIALGCFLACAMLFLIPKSNVITSNNEQTNVGFREMKNLICNKYILLVSFFGGLMVGPLEGFADGWATTFLIKVYNISADLASFLPSLIFIGMCFGLSLLAYILEKKPTKHYEIVISCAVLMAISFTLLLSTYCNIYVIGILLLLIGGASAYQVVATCKAISYASSSMVAIATAISNMVVMFFGYFFHTLMSEIIGFYSNGSESVALIKSISIIPIGLIIAVIGFLWLRYKEKNSIPS, from the coding sequence TTGCAGAAAAATTTTTTAATATGGCTATTGGTATCATTATTCTATGCATATCAATATATACTGCGCGTAATTCCCAATATAATTGGGTCAGAACTAATAGATAGATTTCAAATAGACACTTCTGGTATAGGTCAATTTTCTGGTTTATATTATGTAGGATATACTTTAGCACACATACCAGTTGGCATTCTTTTAGATAGATTTGGCCCAAAATTTGTATTATCAGTTTGTGTGATTTTAACATTTTTAGGAACAGTTCCATTACTCTTTGAATCATGGGCTTATTGCAATTTTGGTAGAATTATAGTTGGCATAGGTTCCTCTGCTTCTGCAATTGGACTTTTTAAAGTAATAAGCATGTATTATAGTCAGGAAAAATTTGCAAAAATGGTAAGTTTTTCTATTACTATCGGTCTACTTGGAGCAATGTATGGTGGCTTGCCCCTGCATTTACTACTTAATAAATTTGGATGGGATTATGTATTTATAACATTTATAGCTTTAGGCTGTTTTCTCGCTTGTGCTATGTTATTCCTTATACCTAAAAGTAACGTAATTACTTCCAACAATGAACAGACTAATGTTGGATTTAGGGAAATGAAAAATTTAATTTGTAATAAATATATCTTACTTGTTAGTTTCTTTGGAGGACTGATGGTTGGTCCTTTAGAGGGATTTGCAGATGGCTGGGCAACAACTTTTTTAATTAAAGTTTACAATATTAGTGCGGATTTAGCTTCGTTTTTGCCTTCATTAATATTTATCGGCATGTGTTTTGGTCTTTCATTACTTGCTTATATATTGGAAAAGAAGCCAACAAAACATTACGAAATAGTAATATCTTGCGCAGTCTTAATGGCCATAAGCTTCACGTTACTTTTGAGTACCTACTGTAATATTTATGTTATAGGCATACTTCTGCTGCTCATTGGTGGGGCATCTGCATACCAAGTTGTAGCTACATGCAAAGCTATAAGTTATGCAAGTAGTAGTATGGTAGCCATTGCTACAGCTATTAGTAATATGGTGGTTATGTTTTTTGGCTATTTTTTCCATACATTAATGTCAGAGATTATAGGATTCTATAGTAATGGTAGCGAATCTGTTGCACTTATAAAATCAATTTCCATAATACCTATAGGCTTAATAATAGCGGTAATTGGATTTTTATGGCTAAGATATAAAGAAAAAAATAGCATTCCTTCTTAA